Genomic DNA from Chloroflexota bacterium:
AGCCACCATGAAAAATCTTCGTACAGCGGGTGTCCGGGGCGGGTCCACATTTGACGCTGAGCACCGATGCCGATGGTGAAAGCGTGGGTAGACAACATGCCGATGAGGGTCAATGCGGCGAATCGCGTCCATTTCTGTATCTTCTCTCCCTTACGCAGGAAAATGAAACTCCAGTAACCTGTCAACCCGATGGCAGAGATGATCAGCGGCAGCGGGAACCCGGGCACGAAGCTGATATAGGGCAGAAACATGAACATACCGCCGATTGAGGGCAAGGCGAAAAGAGCCATTGCCAGAGGATAGGTCCATTCTTCTCCTCTTTTTATCGCAGGGGAGATAACGATCAAAGCAATGCCGGCCACAAAAATGAGTGCTCGCCAGATCGGGTAAAAGAAGTCGAATAGTTGTAGTCCGCTGGAAAAAGTTGGATGTGTTTTAACATGCTCAATCAAATGTATGAGTACTCTTTCCAGAGAAGTCTGCACGATAAACGGGATGACCGAAATCATGAGCAGCCCAATCACGATGGCAATGATGGCCATAATCATACGGTTTTTTTGCGGGGTTTCTCTCATTTTGCACCTCCTGGATAGCAGGAAAATTGAGACAGGATCAATACAAGGCAGTGATATTGTCAGTCTATCGCTAAACTCTCTAAAATGCTTTGCTTTAAGGCAAATTGAGTACCAAAATTCTTAGTGACCGTCAACAAATTATCTCACGTTTGTGTCATTGCGACGCTACGCATTGTCTGCTAGCTCACGCACCGCCTGCTAGCTCTCACCTCTCGGTGGCCTTACCTAGCTAGCTCACGCACCGTCTGCTGACGTCTCGCACCGCTTGCTAGCGTCACGGTACGCCTGCTAGCTCTCGCATCGGCTGCTGCCGTGGCGTGCTAGGCCGCACCGCCTGCTGGCGTCGCAGTGACAGGCCCTCTGATGCTGTCGGCGAATTCGCTACCTGGTCTCAATACGATGTCTTGCCTGCAAGTCCAGCGCTGTTCGTCACCTGCCCCTGCTACCTGCCGCCATAGCACACCTGGCGGTTTGAGGCGAAGCTTCGCAAAATCCCTTGTCCAAAAGCGAATCGGAGAGTATACTGACGAAGCCAAAGGATGGTCCATGATGTCTCTATCACAACTACTTCGCCACAACCCAGTTTTTTCACATCTGAGCGAGGGCCGCAGATTGATCCTTTTTACAATGAAACCGGGAGAGATATTTTGGGGAATGGCATTCTTCCAGGTGCAGACGCCGATGCCGGTTGCCTTGATTGCCAAACGGAAAAGTGAAATTCACCTGTGGTCACAGGAGAGCCTGATGCCGATCTTGTTCCAGAATGGGCGTGTATCCTGGGAGTTGGCTCGTTTGATGATCGAACGGATGAAACGAGCCAGCGACATGGTCGAGGAACTGGCCTTTCAGCCCGTCGCAGGCCGTCTGGCGGGTCTCATTCTCAGCCATTACGGCGAGGCCATTGGGGACTACACAAAACGAGATATGAGTCTCGACGAAATGGCTGCTCGCATCGGTTCGACACGCGAGATGGTCTGCAGGTTGCTGTACCGTTTTTCAGATGAAGGCGTGGTGCGGATCAACCGCACAGAGTTCATGATTTCCGACCGGGAGAAACTGGAAGGATTTGCCAGTAAAGTTAAAGGCTGATTGGGTCACAGTGAGAAGACCGGCGACACGGTGGCGTTTGATGATCGCCTCGGCGGCTGCCTGCAAAGGAGCCAAGAATGGCCACGACTTTTTTCGCGAGATGAGAACAATGGATGAGACCAAATTCTCAGAATTACTAAAACAAGCAGAACGTGAATACAGTCCTAGAAAACGACTTACAGCATTGATGATTGAGGGCATATTCTTCTTGGGCATTTTGCCAGTTGCCCTTGTCTATTTGTCTTTGCTGCTTGACTCGCGATTTGGTTTGCCACGGTTGGAATATGGAGTCATCAATGTGGCAATAGGTTGGTTCTTTATGGTAGTTGGATTTCTATTTGCGTGTTGGGCAATCTATGTTCAATTCACAACAGGTAAAGGAACTCCAGTCCCTGTAATGGCTACTCAGAAATTGATCATTCAGAAACCTTATAATTATTGTCGCAACCCAATGGCATTAGGGACAATCGTACTCTATTTGGGAATTGCTTTTCTCATTGGTTCAATTTCAGCGGTGGGTTTAGTTCTAATAGGAGCGATTCTTCTTCTCTCATATATCAAGGTTCTGGAAGAAAGAGAAATGGAGTTGCGGTTTGGGGAAGCTTATCAAGAATATCGAAAACGAACCTCTTTTATCATTCCGCGTTTGTGGCGAAGAAGATAAACAAGAGAGTTCAAAAAATACTGCGATAGAAATCAAAAGGTGTACTCTAACTGCGATTTCTATCGCAGAAATCATGCAATGAAGCTGAAAGCGGGCTGACCCCAGTTGATCGTGAAAGCGCCTGTACAGTTTCACCTTCTAAGAAATTGGAGGCGGGTGAGGAAATTCGGATGATACTGAAGCGCAAGACAGTCATCGCGATTTCGATGCTAATACTTTTGATTCTCCTCGCAATCGTGGTCTTCTGGAGGTGGCAACGAGCAGAGCCCAGGAAACCAGACCCCATTCCGCCAGGAGATTACACCTATTCGGTGGATTATGCAGAATACAGAATCGATCAATTGATGAAGCAGCACCATTTGCCCAGTGTGGCCGTGGCCTTGATCGACGACCAGGATACGGTCTGGCAGAAAGCATTTGGACTGGCGAACGTTGAGAAGGAGATACCAGCGACAGTCGATACGGTTTACAAACTCTGGTCCATCTCCAAAGTTTTCACCGCCATCGAAACGATGCGGCTGGTCGAAGAGGGTCTGGTTGACCTGGATGCCCCCATCACAGATACCATACCCGATTTTTCCATCCAGAGCCGCTTCCCGGATTCTGAGCCGATCACCATTCGCAGCATCCTGGCCCACCATTCCGGGCTTCCGCGCAATGAATGTCATTCGCTGATGTCCGGGCCTGCGGACTATGACGTTCTGGGGGAAATGGCCGAGTCGTTGAAAGATTGCCATATGGCGTTTCCGGTCGGCTACAGATACAAGTACATCAACATTGGGCCTGACGTGCTGGGCCATATCATTCAGGAGTTGAGGGGCGAGTACTACCCCCGCTATATGAAAGAGAATCTGTTGGCTCCCGTGGGAATGGAAAACAGCGCATTCCTGTCGACCGGCATCCCTGCAAAAAGGGATGTCGCCCTGGGCTACGAGTATTACAAAGGTGAATACTATCCTTACGAGCAAGGGGACATCACCCATCTTCCGTCGGGGAACCTGTACTCGACTCTTGAGGACATGAGCGCTTTCGCCAAATTCGTGTTTCGGGGTGGGGAAGCCAATGGAGAGCAGGTCATCGACCGGGAGACTCTCATGTTGATGTTCGAAGACCAGTTTTCGAGCCAGAGAGACCCTCAGCCCATGGGACTGGGCTGGAAGAGGGCCCCTGTTTTCGGTTCCGAACTGTTGGTCTGGCACGATGGCGGCCCTGGCGAGGGCATTGGTTCGTTGGTGGCCTTGCTTCCCGAGAGGAAACTGGGCGTCGTGTTATTTGCCAACGAGATCAGCTTCGAGGGGAGCATCTCGGTTTTCCTGGCAAACGAGATACTTGAACGGATGCTGGAAACCAAATACGGGGTTACCTCTCCTGAGGACGAAACTTCAGAGCCGGTTGACATTGACCGGTCTCTGCTTGATGATTACGAGGGTAGATATGTTGCTTTTGGGCAGGTTATGGATGTATTCTTGAGCGGAGACCGACTGAAAGGGAAGATCCAGGGGATGAAATTCGATCTGATTCCCGTGGGTCAAACTGAATTCCAGGTGAGTCATTGGTTGTTGAACCTTGGATTGGCGGACCTGCTGCAGCTCCCCATCGATCTGCGAGAACTGGAAATTGAATTCCTGGCAGGGGACGAAGCCGAGGAAGATGTGATGATCATCAATATGGGTGACATTAGTTACGAGATCTGCCCCAGGTATCCTGAATTTACAGATATTCCCGCCCTCTGGCAAGAGCTTGCCGGCGTGTATGAGCTGGTGGAGCGGCTGTCCTCAGGAAATGTCGGAAGTGAGATTATCGGGAGGGACGAGATAGTGATAGAAGATGGTGTCCTCAGGATGCCTGGCGTTATCGGCCCGCTCAAGCCCATCAGCGAGACCGAGATTATCATCCTGGGCGGGCCATTCGCCGGGGAGACCATGGTTTATGAGCCAGGCACGGGCTATATCTATCATCAATGGGTTGTCTACAAACCGATCGAAGCAGACTTGAACAGAGAATAGTCAACATGATCAATCAAAAAAGGATCAGCGAGAATCTGCGCCGAAGGTCTGCGTAATCAGCGTTCCTCTGGCTTGTCCAGGTTAAGGGAGCCATCAACAAACAGTCCGCCCGCGAGAAATCGATCCGCCACGGATGCCCCAGCACCCTGCACCTGTGGCGGGCGCGGCGGCCCCTGGCTGCGGCCTTGAAGGATTACCAAGGGAGCAGTTTTGTGGTATAAAGTTGTCCGCATTAGTGGAGGTGAAGCTGAGGCGTTGAACGAGGAATTACGGGCAGCAGTGAGTGAGGGCTGCTCGGGACCCTATTGGGTTGCCGGCTTAGGGAGGTGGAGGACTGATATGATGCATCAGGAATATGGACGGACAGGAACCGAAAAACAGGTCGGCGAATCAGCGGCGCACGCCCGATGGTCTGTAGCGGACGTCGGAGCGCGGCGGATGTTTTTGTTGCTGGTGGTGATCGCGAGCCTGGCTCTGTTGATTGGTTGCGCGGGCGGAGCGGTACCAGAGGCTCCAGCCGTACCATCGCCAACTGCCACGGCCCTCTCGCCGACCGTTACGCCTGCGCCAACGCTGAGCGAAGTTCCAGGCTCCGGGTTGGTTTCACCCCTGGCAACTCCGGTTCCGACCGTTGTGCAGGGAGATCCCGAGGTGAGAAGCGACTCTATGACAAGAGACTTGTGGGTGCCTGTGGTTGGCGATGCCATGGGGGTCGACGGCGTCGATCTGGAGATACTCAGCATTGAGCCAGCTTCCTGGCCCAATTCGTGCCTGGGATTAGGCCAGGCCGGGGAGATGTGCCTGGATGTCATCACGCCCGGGTACAGGATAATCGTGGGCGTAGATGGGCAGGAAGTGGAGGTTCGCAGCGACGAGCAGGGTACCGTGGTCCGTGTCGCGGCGGAGAAACCTGATCGGGAGCGGAAAGTTGCCATTCTGTGGAATCGTGAAGGTGGCATCGCTGGCTTCTGTGATACACTTACCATCGACCTGGGTTACGGCTATGTAGCTGAGCGCTGCAAGGGAGAACCCAAGTCGGTAACAGGCAATCTGAGTGGAGAGGAGGCGCAACAGGTCTCCAATTGGATCAGCGACCTGGCCCCCTTCGCCGATCGGGCTGGCGACAAGGCCAAGGCCGATGCCATGTTCGTGAACCTGGTGGTCAATGGTTTCGGCACGGTCGAAGCCAGTCCCGAGGTGAAACAGGCTATCCAGCAGTTTTGTGCCGATGTTTATACCAGTGCCTGGCAGTAGGGGGAATGTCAGTATGCCGGAATGCCGGAATGTCGGAATGTCAGAGTCACCGTGACACCGCAGCTCCCTGCTCTCCATGTCCTTCGCGCTCTTCGCGCTTCGTAAGCTTCGCGTACCTCTGTGCCTTCGTGGTCAAAACCATCGCCGTGTCGCCGCGTCGCCCATCGCCGCGTCTCCATGTCCCCCCATCTCCGTGTC
This window encodes:
- a CDS encoding serine hydrolase domain-containing protein, which gives rise to MILKRKTVIAISMLILLILLAIVVFWRWQRAEPRKPDPIPPGDYTYSVDYAEYRIDQLMKQHHLPSVAVALIDDQDTVWQKAFGLANVEKEIPATVDTVYKLWSISKVFTAIETMRLVEEGLVDLDAPITDTIPDFSIQSRFPDSEPITIRSILAHHSGLPRNECHSLMSGPADYDVLGEMAESLKDCHMAFPVGYRYKYINIGPDVLGHIIQELRGEYYPRYMKENLLAPVGMENSAFLSTGIPAKRDVALGYEYYKGEYYPYEQGDITHLPSGNLYSTLEDMSAFAKFVFRGGEANGEQVIDRETLMLMFEDQFSSQRDPQPMGLGWKRAPVFGSELLVWHDGGPGEGIGSLVALLPERKLGVVLFANEISFEGSISVFLANEILERMLETKYGVTSPEDETSEPVDIDRSLLDDYEGRYVAFGQVMDVFLSGDRLKGKIQGMKFDLIPVGQTEFQVSHWLLNLGLADLLQLPIDLRELEIEFLAGDEAEEDVMIINMGDISYEICPRYPEFTDIPALWQELAGVYELVERLSSGNVGSEIIGRDEIVIEDGVLRMPGVIGPLKPISETEIIILGGPFAGETMVYEPGTGYIYHQWVVYKPIEADLNRE
- a CDS encoding isoprenylcysteine carboxylmethyltransferase family protein, with the translated sequence MDETKFSELLKQAEREYSPRKRLTALMIEGIFFLGILPVALVYLSLLLDSRFGLPRLEYGVINVAIGWFFMVVGFLFACWAIYVQFTTGKGTPVPVMATQKLIIQKPYNYCRNPMALGTIVLYLGIAFLIGSISAVGLVLIGAILLLSYIKVLEEREMELRFGEAYQEYRKRTSFIIPRLWRRR
- a CDS encoding helix-turn-helix domain-containing protein; the encoded protein is MPILFQNGRVSWELARLMIERMKRASDMVEELAFQPVAGRLAGLILSHYGEAIGDYTKRDMSLDEMAARIGSTREMVCRLLYRFSDEGVVRINRTEFMISDREKLEGFASKVKG